The stretch of DNA TGGGCAGGGCCATGGGGATTGCGACGGTCGGGCTGTCGCAGACGGGGCAATGGTCGGTGGCGGGTTGGTCCCAGTAGCCGGTTCCCCGATACACGGCTGATACGCCGGTCAGGATGACGCAGACAGCGGCGATCTTGAGCAAGCGGGTCCGTGCGGCGACGCTGAGCGCGGTTGCACCGGCACCGGTCAGCACCATGATCGGTATCGTGCCGGCGCCAAAAACAGCCATCAGTGCCATTCCGCCGGACATGGTTCCCAAGCTGGCAGCGAGGGCCAGAAATGCGTAGACCAATCCGCACGGGAGGAAGCCGGTGAGCAAACCGGCGATGAAGACATTCCAAAGTCCGGGTGCCGTCAAGAATGATCCAAAGAATGAACGGGCCAAACAGGTCGCGCTCTTGGTGTGCGATTTTCTCCAGACCGGGAGCCAACCGGCGGAATGAAACCCTTGGACGACGAGCAACACGCCGGCCACGATTGAGAGTATCGCCTGCACATTCACCAATCCGCTGTCGGAGTGGTTCAACCGCACGCCGAGAAATCCGACCACCGCACCGGCGAATGTGTAGGTGAAAATTCGGCCCAGGCTATAAATCAACTGTCGGCCGAGATTGTTTCTCCAGCTTGTCGCTCCCATGCCAATCGACAGCGCAAACCCCCCGCACATGCCGACGCAGTGCGACGAGCCTAAGAATCCCGCCAGAAATATCAGCGGCCATTCCATCATCCGTAGGACTGCTCCCGTGTAATTTCTAGGCAGGCATTTCGCGACTGGAGTTGTGCCGACTCGAATTCTGGTTTCTGAATCATAACCCACGCGGCAAACACAAATCCGCCGACAATATGCAGCAGCACGATTAACAGGCCCACACCGACGATCGTCTGAATTCCATCATCCATGCGCTTCTTGGAACGAGAGAACTTGGTCGAGATCACGCCGCACACCCAACCCCAATGCATCATGACGTGCAATAAAATGCCAAGCCCCAAGGCGCACAAGATTCCGAATTGAATGCTCAACCAATGGCCATAGGTCGCTCCCCAGAGCAGCCAGCCGTTGGCGTTGGCCGGTGGAGGAAACACGAATTGGGTGATCGCAGAGACAGCGGCCAGGCAGAGGAACAGCACCATCAACAATGTGTCGAGCCAGAAGTTAAAAATCGTCTTGGACATGTGATTTGTGTATCAGTTGTTTTGAAAGTGATATTGGGTTCTCGCTGTGGAGGAACCGGTTTATACGGGCGTCATTGCCTTTTCGGGCATGGGACCGGTCGGCGTATCGTCGGCCAAAGCAGCGTCCTGAATTGCCCCATAAGCGACCTGTGATGATGAGTGATCACCGCCACTTGGGGATGCCGCGTAGTTGAGACGCAAGGAATTCGTAATCACGAAAAAACTACTCCCGGCCATTAACACGGCGGCCCAGGCGGGGTTTAAGAGGCCGCAGCAGGCCAGCCCGACTCCCACCGTATTGTACCCGACCGCCCAGGCGAGGTTCTGCCGGATGATGCGGACAGTTTGCCGCGACAGTTGTAGGATCCAAGGAATACTGGCCAAATCATCGCCCAGCAAGCAGACAGCGGCCGCCTCGCGCGACACATCAGCGCCGCAGCCCAAGGCAATGCCCACATCGGATGCGGCCAAGGCGGGTGCGTCGTTGATTCCATCGCCGACCATGGCGACCGGACCGATGTCTCGCTGGGCGGCGGTGATGGCGGCGACCTTGTCTTCCGGCAGGAGTTCGGCTTGTACGTTGAGCGACAGTTGTTGCGACAACGTTTGCCCACGCGCTGCGTGATCCCCGGTGAGCACGCCGACATCGAGTCCTTGACTGGCAAGTGCTGCAACCACTTGTCGAGCATTTAAGCGCAAGGATTCGTCGAAAAGAAACACGCCGCGAATCTCTCCCCCCCAACCGACGTAGGTCATCGGAGCATCGTTTTGATTCGTGTTGCGAATTTGCTCCTCCAGCGAGGCGCTCAGCGTCAGTCCCCGCTCAAGCAGGAAGCGCAAGCTGCCCAGATAGCAATCGCTGTCCGAGGCATCAATGCGGCCCACGACTCCGCGTCCGGCCAGGGATTGAATGCGATCCTGGGCATGCGGTGTGGAATTCACGTTGGCGAATTCAATGATTGCTGCGCTCAGCGCGTGTGTGGACGATGCGGCAAGAATGGCGGCGCGGTGCAGTATGAGTTCCCGGTCCCCTGCGTAAAGGAATTTTGAAACCGGCAGGCAACCGGTCGTCAAGGTGCCGGTCTTGTCGAAGCGAATCGCCCGCACGCCGGCGAGTTGTTCCATCGCCATTCCACTGCGAAACAACACATGCGCTCGCGCTGCTGTTCCCATGGCCGCCCAGACCGCCAACGGCGTCGCCAGGCCCAGCGCGCAAGGACAGGCGATCAAGACAACTGACAACCCCGCCAGCAAACCACGGTCCCAGGAATAACTGAGTCCGTGATAGAGACAGGCTGCCGTTGCCACGACGATCATCACCGGAAAAAACCAACCTGACAAGGTATCAGCCAAGCGTTGATACCGCCCTTTGCTGAGCCGGGCTTGGCGAACGAATTCAATCAGTCGGCTCAATGTGCCGACGCCCGCCGGCGATGTGACTGCGATCAAGACATCACCATCCAGGTTGAGCGTTCCTCCCAACACGGAGTCGCCAACCTGTTTTTCCACAGGGCGGACTTCACCGGTCAGCACCTGTTCGTCGACCGAAGTTTCATTTTGCAGAAGACGGCCATCCACGGGAAAACGCTCACCCGGCAGAACGCGCAGCGCGTCATTGATGGCGACTTCGGACACCGGGACGGTCCGCACTTCACCGTTGTGGATCAGACGCACGGTTTCGGGGATCAGTTTCTCCAGGGCGTCTAAAGCGGTGGTGGCTTTCAGACGTCCGGCCGCCTCCAGCCACCGTCCCAGGGTGACCATTACCAGCACCATGCAGCCGACTTCGAAATAGACGTGCCCTTCTCCGCGAAACACCGAAACGCCGGAATAAAGGTAAGCAGCCGCCACGCCTGTGACCAGTAGCAAATCGGTCGACAAGACACGGCGCTGTAGATTGTCGAGGGCGTTTTCTGCCAGCGGGATGCCCAGCAAGAAAAGCACCGGTAATGCGCAAATCAGACAGATGTAGCGGAACAGGTCGGCCAGTGATCCGGCCAATGGTTCGCTGGGATTGACATCGTAAACGTCGTAGGTCCACAGCGCCATGGTAAAGACCATCACGTTCATCGTGAAGAAGATGGCGACCCCCAGTCGGGTCAGCGTCCAGCGCACCGCTCCCTCGTCGTTGCGTTCCTGCGTGACTGCAGCGGCAAATCGACAGCCGAAACAACAATAGCGCGGCTCAGTGTCGTCCTCCTCCGGCCGGTGCGAGCCCCACCAAGGATCCGGAACGGGCAGTCCACAAAACTCGCAGGCGTTCCGAGGATCGGTCATGGCGGCGAGAGCACTTCCGTCTGCATGTTCGGCAGAAAATAGGTGACGGCGTAGTACACGATGAAACACCAAAACAG from Symmachiella dynata encodes:
- a CDS encoding sulfite exporter TauE/SafE family protein, whose product is MMEWPLIFLAGFLGSSHCVGMCGGFALSIGMGATSWRNNLGRQLIYSLGRIFTYTFAGAVVGFLGVRLNHSDSGLVNVQAILSIVAGVLLVVQGFHSAGWLPVWRKSHTKSATCLARSFFGSFLTAPGLWNVFIAGLLTGFLPCGLVYAFLALAASLGTMSGGMALMAVFGAGTIPIMVLTGAGATALSVAARTRLLKIAAVCVILTGVSAVYRGTGYWDQPATDHCPVCDSPTVAIPMALPTP
- a CDS encoding heavy metal translocating P-type ATPase; its protein translation is MTDPRNACEFCGLPVPDPWWGSHRPEEDDTEPRYCCFGCRFAAAVTQERNDEGAVRWTLTRLGVAIFFTMNVMVFTMALWTYDVYDVNPSEPLAGSLADLFRYICLICALPVLFLLGIPLAENALDNLQRRVLSTDLLLVTGVAAAYLYSGVSVFRGEGHVYFEVGCMVLVMVTLGRWLEAAGRLKATTALDALEKLIPETVRLIHNGEVRTVPVSEVAINDALRVLPGERFPVDGRLLQNETSVDEQVLTGEVRPVEKQVGDSVLGGTLNLDGDVLIAVTSPAGVGTLSRLIEFVRQARLSKGRYQRLADTLSGWFFPVMIVVATAACLYHGLSYSWDRGLLAGLSVVLIACPCALGLATPLAVWAAMGTAARAHVLFRSGMAMEQLAGVRAIRFDKTGTLTTGCLPVSKFLYAGDRELILHRAAILAASSTHALSAAIIEFANVNSTPHAQDRIQSLAGRGVVGRIDASDSDCYLGSLRFLLERGLTLSASLEEQIRNTNQNDAPMTYVGWGGEIRGVFLFDESLRLNARQVVAALASQGLDVGVLTGDHAARGQTLSQQLSLNVQAELLPEDKVAAITAAQRDIGPVAMVGDGINDAPALAASDVGIALGCGADVSREAAAVCLLGDDLASIPWILQLSRQTVRIIRQNLAWAVGYNTVGVGLACCGLLNPAWAAVLMAGSSFFVITNSLRLNYAASPSGGDHSSSQVAYGAIQDAALADDTPTGPMPEKAMTPV